Genomic segment of bacterium:
GAAGTCGTCGCGAGCGCGCGGCCCCTTTCGAAAGAGCGCCCCCTCAAGGAGGGGGACGTGTGCCTGGTGCGGATGGAGGTGGAGCACATCCCCACCGGCGCCGTCACGGACCTGCGGTCGGTCGTCGGGAAAACATTGACGCGGCCGATCGGGGCGAACCTTCCGATCGTCGACCGGTACCTCGCCGCGTCTCCGCTCGTGAAGCGGGGAGGCAGGGTGACCCTCCTCGTGGAAGGCGGCGGAATCCGCATCACGACCACCGGGGAGATCCGCGAAAACGCCTACATCAACGCATCCGTGAAGGCGGTCAACCTTGCGTCAAGGAAAACGGTCACGGGGATACTGATCGATGAGAACACGGTCCGTGTCGATTACTAGGAAGGCTTGCGCCGCCCTGGGCGCCGCGCTGCTCCTTGCGGGCTGCGCATCGACGCCGAAGCTGCCCCCGCCCCCGCCGAAGTACGTCCACCAGCAGGAAAAGCCGAACGACGGGCGTACGGCCAACTCCCTCTGGAGCGACGGCGGCGGGCTCGTCGAGGACTTTCGCGCGAGGCGGATCAACGACCTTCTCACCATCAACGTATCCGAGAAC
This window contains:
- the flgA gene encoding flagellar basal body P-ring formation chaperone FlgA encodes the protein MAPEGAFSRAARSFLFLSAVVLAACAPSVAQAGGPAPAEILRTYVLEHRPWPDVEIRNLALGTDPPAGSPRRIVVERGLPGRTVFSMEYGNGVTVKATADVAAFEEVVASARPLSKERPLKEGDVCLVRMEVEHIPTGAVTDLRSVVGKTLTRPIGANLPIVDRYLAASPLVKRGGRVTLLVEGGGIRITTTGEIRENAYINASVKAVNLASRKTVTGILIDENTVRVDY